Sequence from the Ostrea edulis chromosome 8, xbOstEdul1.1, whole genome shotgun sequence genome:
TACATTATCTACATAGACAATGCAGAGGAGCCGTCAGGAATGACAGAAATGGTGGCCTTGTCTTAGGCTAATTCTGGGATTGATGTTCCTGAAGATACAGACAAGATTTCTGATCCTGTCACAGAGATAGAAAATTCAGCCTTTACCCAGTCTTTACAAACACACAAGACATCCGATTACCTGTAACACACAGCTAGAAAATTTCCCATCTGAGAAGTAAGAATAGAAAACCTGTGAGAACACCAATAATCGTGAACCAATGAGAGTAAGAAATTCATATATAAATCTTTTGTTCtatattcaattttttattgtGAAGATTGAACATTTGGTGTAGAATAATGTCTGTTACGTGTTTGTCAGTGTATGACCACAATTGCAAAGAGAGTTTAAAATTTTCCTCAGGAACATGTTTGTATATTTTCCCAAAATATTCTCTCAGGAACCATATGCAAGTCTGTATAATGTTCCCTAATCATTGAAGGTACACGAACAAACTCACTGTGGAGAGAAGGAGAGGGAATATTCGTGTTACATCTGTAGTAAAATCTGTCCTACGCCCGGCTTTCTGAAGAGACACCTCAGGACTCACAAAGAGGAGGCACCGTGTCCCGCCCAAAATACACTCAAGTAAGGATACCAGATCACATACTTGCTGACATGATTTGAGACACCTTAGGACTCACAGAGAGGAACCGCCATGTCCCACCCAAAGAGGAAACGCGGTGTCCCACCCAAAGAGGAACGTGGTGTCCCACCTAAAAAGGAACGCAGTGTCCCAGCCAAAGAGGAACCGCGATGTTCCACCCAAAGAGGAACCACAGTGTCCCCCCCCAAAGAAGAACCGCAATGTCCCGCCCAAAGAGGAACCACAGCGTCCCACCCAAAGAGGAACAAAGAGGAACCGCAGTGTCCCAGCCAAAAAGGAACTGCAGTGTCCCACCCAAAGAGGAAATGTGGCATCCCAACCAAAGAAGAACCGCAATGGCCCGCCCAAAGAGGAACCATGGCGTCTCACCTAAAGAGGAACCGAAGTGTCCCAGCCAAAGAGGAACCACAATGTCCCACCCAAAGAGGAACTTCAGTGTCCCACCCAAAGAGGAACTCTGGTATCCCGCCCAAAGAACCACAATGTCCCACCCAGAGAGGAACCACAGTGTCCCACCCAAAGAAGAACCGCAATGTCCCACCCAAAG
This genomic interval carries:
- the LOC125662142 gene encoding calcium-binding protein P-like isoform X3 codes for the protein MSHPKRKRGVPPKEERGVPPKKERSVPAKEEPRCSTQRGTTVSPPKEEPQCPAQRGTTASHPKRNKEEPQCPSQKGTAVSHPKRKCGIPTKEEPQWPAQRGTMASHLKRNRSVPAKEEPQCPTQRGTSVSHPKRNSGIPPKEPQCPTQRGTTVSHPKKNRNVPPKEELQCPTQRGTMVARPKNHGVPPREEPQCPTQRRTAMSRPKKNHGVPPKEEQRCPNQRGAVVSRPKKNHDVPPKEELRCPTQSTLDSPEDTITLFSFPLLFVQ